AGCCGGCCGATGCCGGGCAGCGCGAAGATGGACTCAACAATCAGCGTGCCGCCGAGCAGGCGGCCGATATTGATGCCTGTGACGGTCACCAGCGTCAGCGACGAGGGTTTCAGCGCATGCACGAACAGGATACGCGAGGGCTTCAGCCCCTTGGCTTTGGCCAGCGCGATGTAGTCTTCCTGCAGGGTCGCGATCATGTCGGAGCGCAGCACCCGCATGATCCCCGGCCATTCCGCCAGCGCCAGCGTCAGCGCCGGCAGCACGAAGAAGCGCAAATTGGCGAGCGGCGCCTCGGTGAACGGGACATAGCCGGTCGCCGGCAGCCAGTGCAGCTCGACCGCGAACAGATAGATCAGCAGGATCGCCATCAGAAAGGACGGCATCGACAGCATCGCAAACGCGCTGCCGGTCATGAAGCGGTCGAACGCGCCGCCGGCGCGCGCGGCGCAGGCGATCGCCAGCGGCACGCCGATCAGGAGCCCGATGAACTCGGCCATCAGCATCAGCTCGAGCGAGACCGGAATGCGCTCGGAGATCGCCTGCAGCACGGTCTGCCCGGTACGGAACGAGCGGCCGAGATCGCCCTGCAGGACGTGGCCGAGCCAGCTCAGGTAGCGCCACCACAACGGCTGGTCGAGCCCCATCTCGTGGCGGAGCGCTGCGACATTCTCCGGTGTCGCCTGATCGCCGAGGATGACGAAAGCAAGATCGCCCGGCAGCAGCGAGGCGATCAGGAAGGTGAGCAGCGAGACGGCAAGCAACACCGGTAGGATGGCCAGGATCCGCCGCACGACGAAGTTCAGCATCGCGCAGTCATTCCAGCCAGGTGGTCGAGACGTCGATCACGCCGTTGTAAATTTTCGGAAAACCCTTCAGCCTGGCGCTCGACAGCGCGTAATAGGTATTCTGGAAGGCCCAGAACCAGATCGCCTCCTTGTTGATCAAGCGACTAATCGCACAATAGTCCTCGATGCGCGCTGCGGTGTCGGCGGTGACACGGGAATGGTCGAGTAGCCGGTCCAGCTCCGGATCGGAGAATCCGGAGAGCGCGAGCGGGCTGCCGGTGTGGAAGTTCGCGTACACCTGCGGATCGGGATCGGCGAGATCAACAATGCGCCACGGCGTCAGCTGGAATTGGCGCGAGAAGGCGCGCGACGGAATCGTCGCCTGGTCGACCTGGTCGATCTCCATATTGGCGCCGGCCCGCTTCCAGAAC
This portion of the Bradyrhizobium diazoefficiens genome encodes:
- a CDS encoding ABC transporter permease; translated protein: MLNFVVRRILAILPVLLAVSLLTFLIASLLPGDLAFVILGDQATPENVAALRHEMGLDQPLWWRYLSWLGHVLQGDLGRSFRTGQTVLQAISERIPVSLELMLMAEFIGLLIGVPLAIACAARAGGAFDRFMTGSAFAMLSMPSFLMAILLIYLFAVELHWLPATGYVPFTEAPLANLRFFVLPALTLALAEWPGIMRVLRSDMIATLQEDYIALAKAKGLKPSRILFVHALKPSSLTLVTVTGINIGRLLGGTLIVESIFALPGIGRLLVGAIYTRDLVILQGVVLLVACGFVIVNFIVDMLYAVLDPRIRHGHA